From Spirosoma linguale DSM 74:
GTAATGGCCCATTTAGACAGGAGCCGGTCAGCATAGGTGATCACAAATAAAAGTAATTTATACTCTTTGCTCGTCACTTTAGCATCCGTTCCCCAAGTCTGCACCCGTTGCGAATTGAGCCGGTTTCCTAAAGCAGGAAGCCTGAAATGATCTTAAAGAGTACCATATGCCCTTTATCATTGGGATGGATGCCGTCCCCACTTAACAGCTCGGCCTTGGTTAACTGCTGCTCATTGGCCAGCGGGTCAAATATGTTGACCGCCGAGGTGCCATAGTTCTTCAGTACCAGGTCTCGCTGAAGCAGTAAGTTGGCTGTTACCTCGCTACTGTAGTTCCGCGGCAACGGCGTAGTGATAATGACATGGGCCACCCCAGCGGCTAACGCCTTACTACGGATGGTATTGAAATTGGCAATGATCTCCTCAACGCTACAGCCAATAATCAGATCATTGGAAGATATGCTCAGAATCAAGGTGTTGGGTTTCTCCTTCAGGGCTGCGTTGATGTTGCGCAGCGTGTCAGCCTCCGGCCGGTCCGCCGGATGAGAGGCATTGGTCGGCAGCAACTGATAACTGGTGTAGCCGCCTTTTGCCAAGTTCACCACCTTGCCATTGGAGAGCTCCTGGGTGAGCAGACCCGCCCAGGAATACTTGTATTCCGAAGCTCCCCAGCCGGCTGCGGTGGAGGAACCAATGATGACGATGGTTTGACTTAACGGTGTCTTGGTACCCCCCGGAGTTACATCGATTGTGGTTGGCTGACAACTGGCTAAAAGAGTGATAAAAAGCAGTAGTAGTAGTCTAAGTTGCATAAATGTTAAACTCTGTATATACGGTGATACGGTGGGAGTAAAATTAGTCAAGAAAACATTCATGTTCAGCAGTGCCCTTTGTTTCCTGTGACAGGTAACC
This genomic window contains:
- a CDS encoding lipolytic protein G-D-S-L family (PFAM: lipolytic protein G-D-S-L family~KEGG: mpt:Mpe_A3464 hypothetical protein) gives rise to the protein MNVFLTNFTPTVSPYIQSLTFMQLRLLLLLFITLLASCQPTTIDVTPGGTKTPLSQTIVIIGSSTAAGWGASEYKYSWAGLLTQELSNGKVVNLAKGGYTSYQLLPTNASHPADRPEADTLRNINAALKEKPNTLILSISSNDLIIGCSVEEIIANFNTIRSKALAAGVAHVIITTPLPRNYSSEVTANLLLQRDLVLKNYGTSAVNIFDPLANEQQLTKAELLSGDGIHPNDKGHMVLFKIISGFLL